One Alkalinema sp. FACHB-956 DNA window includes the following coding sequences:
- the metG gene encoding methionine--tRNA ligase has translation MTFEGTAQSTFAITTPLYYVNDLPHIGSAYPTMAADAIARFQRLRGYDVRFITGSDEHGQKIQRTAESLGRTPQAHCDQIVQGFDSLWKLLNIRYDRFIRTTESRHAAIVREFFQRVWDNGDIYLSQQKGWYCVSCEEFKDEKELLDGHRCPIHVNKEVEWRDEENYFFRLSKYQDALEKLYAERPEFIQPETRRNEVLSFVKQGLRDFSISRVNFDWGFPVPADPHHIIYVWFDALLGYITALLDDADEPTLENALKHWWPIHTHIIGKDILRFHAVYWPAMLMSAGLPLPHRVFGHGFIIRDGVKIGKSTGNAIDPVGLTERYGADAMRYYFLKELKFGQDGSFEEVRFVNTLNADLADNLGNLLNRTLKLAVKNCQGAVPDLNGATVTTDNPLKLEGQDLCDRVTAAYEALAFHDACEAILNLVRLGNRYIDDQAPWKLYKSGEREKADQVLYVVLESVRLAAYLLSPITPSISTAVYQQLGYSVDFSETPLIDVSIDYSTHGTWGILTDKQPLGDPKPVFQKLELPDVAAKGDASG, from the coding sequence ATGACTTTTGAAGGAACCGCTCAATCGACCTTTGCGATCACCACACCGCTCTACTACGTCAACGATTTGCCCCACATTGGCAGTGCCTATCCAACGATGGCGGCGGATGCGATCGCGCGATTTCAGCGGCTTCGCGGCTATGACGTTCGCTTCATCACAGGCAGCGACGAGCATGGCCAAAAGATTCAACGGACGGCGGAAAGTCTCGGACGCACCCCCCAGGCCCATTGTGACCAGATTGTCCAAGGCTTTGATTCCCTCTGGAAGCTGTTAAATATTCGCTACGATCGCTTCATCCGCACCACCGAATCCCGCCATGCCGCTATCGTGCGGGAATTTTTCCAACGGGTGTGGGATAACGGCGATATTTACCTCAGCCAACAAAAGGGCTGGTATTGTGTTTCCTGCGAAGAATTTAAAGACGAAAAAGAACTGCTGGACGGTCATCGCTGCCCGATTCACGTCAACAAAGAAGTGGAATGGCGGGATGAAGAGAACTATTTCTTTCGCTTATCCAAATACCAGGATGCGTTGGAAAAACTCTATGCTGAACGGCCCGAGTTTATCCAGCCGGAAACCCGCCGCAACGAAGTCCTCAGCTTTGTCAAACAAGGGCTGCGGGACTTTTCCATTTCCCGCGTCAACTTTGACTGGGGATTTCCCGTCCCCGCTGATCCCCACCACATCATTTACGTCTGGTTCGATGCACTGCTGGGCTACATTACGGCTCTGTTGGATGATGCCGATGAACCCACCTTGGAGAACGCCTTAAAACACTGGTGGCCCATCCATACCCACATCATTGGCAAAGATATCCTGCGGTTCCATGCTGTGTACTGGCCTGCGATGTTGATGTCAGCGGGATTGCCCCTACCCCACCGCGTCTTTGGTCATGGATTCATCATTCGCGATGGGGTCAAGATTGGCAAAAGCACAGGCAACGCGATCGATCCCGTGGGCTTGACCGAGCGCTACGGAGCCGATGCCATGCGCTATTACTTCCTCAAGGAGCTGAAATTTGGCCAAGATGGGAGCTTTGAAGAAGTTCGGTTTGTCAACACGCTAAATGCAGATTTGGCTGATAATTTAGGTAACTTATTGAACCGAACCCTCAAGCTTGCGGTAAAAAATTGTCAGGGCGCAGTACCCGATCTCAACGGAGCAACGGTTACAACAGACAATCCTCTGAAGTTAGAAGGTCAAGATTTGTGCGATCGCGTGACAGCGGCCTACGAAGCCTTGGCATTTCATGACGCCTGTGAAGCAATTCTCAACCTCGTTCGGCTGGGAAATCGCTATATTGATGATCAAGCACCATGGAAACTCTATAAGTCTGGTGAAAGAGAAAAAGCGGATCAAGTGCTCTATGTAGTTCTGGAATCGGTTCGATTAGCCGCTTATCTCTTGTCGCCCATTACACCCAGTATCAGCACCGCCGTATATCAACAATTAGGATATTCGGTTGACTTTAGTGAAACTCCCTTAATAGATGTGTCGATCGACTACTCGACCCATGGAACATGGGGAATACTGACAGATAAACAACCCCTTGGTGATCCCAAACCAGTCTTCCAGAAGCTCGAATTGCCAGATGTAGCCGCGAAGGGTGATGCTAGCGGTTAA